The Streptomyces sp. NBC_01298 genome contains the following window.
TCTCCTCGTCCTCGGCGACCGGGCGTGGTGGCTCGGTGCCCCACCGGTGCGCGCCTGACCGACCAGATGCCCCGGTGTCCGCTGCCGAACCGCGTCCGCGGAGGATTCCGGGCGGGCGCGCCAGGGCTGACCGCGCAGAGGCCTCGACGCCCGAGTACCGCTCCGCCCCGGAGTGGCCGGTGGCCGAAGAGGCCCCGTGCCTACGCACCCGCGTCACCTCGGGAATGCTTGAAGACCGGGAGCCCGCCGACGCCGACGGGCACGATCACCTCAGGCCGGGGTCGATGGACCCGAAGATTCGCCGGCTCGGCGGTACTCGGCGTTGATGCGCTGGGCTTCTTCGAGCTGGTCTTCCAGGATGATGATCCGGCAGGCGGAGTCGATCGGGGTTCCGTGGTCGACGAGTTCGCGGGCTCGGGCAGCGATGCGCAGCTGGTAGCGGGAGTAGCGGCGGTGTCCGCCGTCCGAGCGGAGCGGGGTGATGAGGCGGGCCTCGCCCAGGGCGCGGAGGAAACCTTGGGTGGTGCCGAGCATCGCGGCGGCCCGGCCCATGGTGTAGGCGGGGTAGTCGTCGTCGTCGAGACGGCCGAATGAGTCGTCTGCTGTCATTGAACCTCTTTCAGGAACGCGTGGAGGGGCCCTGGTGCCTATGGCACCAGGGCCCCGAAGGAACTGCTACACCATCTGCCGGCCCTGTTACCGCGCCGGCCTTCTGTTTCCGCAGACCCGACTCATGCGTGATCGGGTTGCGGGGATCGCGGTTGCTTGACCGGAGACCACCTCACTGACGATGTCCTGCGGTACCCGGGCTTCAACCTGCCGGCCCGGGCGATCCTGATGGCGCCAAGCTCCTCCGTTCTTCCCTCGGTGATCAACTACTTACCAAGCGGGGTACTGCGTACTGCTGATGATGCTTACCGCTGGTACTGCGTACTGCGAACCGCTTGCACTGCTCGCGGCCTGACCGAGCACCGCTTCGGCAGCCAGCCCCGTTGCCCGTCCTGCGTCTGCTCTGGCTTGGAACCCCACTGCCGAACTTCCTGGTGGCCGCGCCTGCACTCGACGCTTTCACCAAGGTGCCGCTCACTGACTTCACTTCACTGCTGGGTACTGCACCTACGAGAACTGCACTTGCGGGTACTGCCACTGCGTTAACTGCGGTACTGCTCGTGGTGGCCCCTGATGACTGCGGGCCACCCGGTCCGGTCGTCAGTCCCGTCGCCGTCCTGCACCAGCCCTGGCTTCGGAACTCCACCACCGCACCGTCCTGCGCACTGCGACTACGGGCACTACTGGTGATGCGTACTGCCCTCCTGCGAACCGCTTGTACTGCTCGCGGCCTGTCCTAGCGCCACGTTTCGGCAGCCAGCCCCGTCGCCCGTCCTGCGTCTGCTCTGGCTTAGAACCCCACTGCCGAACTTCCCGGTGCGCGCGCCCGCAGCCGACGCCTTCACCGAGGTGCTGCTCTACTCGCTTCGCTGCTGGGTACTGCTCGTGGTGGCCCCTGATGACTGCGGGCCACCCGGTCCGGTCGTCAGTCCCGTCGCCGTCCTGCACCAGCCCTGGCTTCGGAACTCCACCACCGCACCGTCCTGCGCACTGCAACTGCGGGTCCTGCGTGTACTACTGCCGGCAGTTCGTCTCTGCCAGGCCCTGCTGTCTCGCTGGGCTACGAGAGAAACCATAACCACGTCACGGCCCAATGTCTACTCCAGCCAAGATAGATTTGCTCTTGGCCGGTCAGGAGGTAATCGAGCTCGAACCGTTTGGCGAACGCGACGGATGATCATTGGGTACACCTCGACCGCAGTGCGCAGGTCGGCAGTGGCAAGCGCAGAGCCGCTTCCCGGAACAGCTGCGCCGGTGGGCAGGCCGGTGGAGGGGTCTCACGTCCTGACCGAACCGTCCTGACGCGGATCAGGGCCGCGCGGCAAACGCTGCGCGGCCCTGATCCAGTACTCCCCGGTTCCCGCCGACAGCGCAGACGTCCGCTGATCGGGCGCCCGCGAGCTGTACGGACAGCCGTGAGCGTCGATCGCGGCGGCCGCGCGGGCGGGGTGGGGGAGGGTTAGGCCGGGTTGATGTTCTCGGCCTGGGGGCCCTTCTGGCCCTGGGTGATGTCGAACGTCACGACCTGGCCCTCCTGGAGCTCGCGGAAGCCCGAGGAGTTGATCGCGGAGTAGTGGGCGAAGACGTCCGGGCCCCCACCGTCCTGGGCGATGAAGCCGAAGCCCTTTTCAGCGTTGAACCACTTCACAGTTCCCGTAGCCATGTCTCATGCCTTCCAGTCGATGAACGCCTGCCACATCCTGTGGCAGGCGGAGGTGATCGTCCTGGTTCCTGCGGCACTGCACAGCAAAACGCCCACACCAAGGCGTGGGCAAAGGGGACTTCCGAACCACGACAGCTGACGCAGACGCTACACGCCTTCAACGGCCCGTCACCATAGGAATCAAGGTGCGTCATTCCTCCGACACGCGCGGGCGGGAGTGCCCACCGCGACCGGCGGGCACGTCCACCTCAGGCTGCCTTGCGTGGGCGCCCTTCGGCCGCGGGGGATTGCTGCTCGGCGTGGACGCGCTGAGCTTCCTCAAGCTGGATCTCGAGCATCACGATCCGGCAGGCGGCCTCGATGGGAGTGCCCCGGTCGACGAGTTCGCGGGCGCGGGCGGCAATGCGCAGCTGGGAGCGGGAGTAGCGACGGTGACCGCCCTCGGAGCGCAGCGGGGTGATCAGGTGGGCCTCTCCAATGGCGCGGAGGAAGGCCTGGGTGGTACCGAGCGTCTCTGCGGCCCGGCCCATCGTGTAGGCGGGGTAGCCGTCGTCGTCGAGACGGCTGAACGAGTCGGCTGTCATCGCACCTCACTGCGAAACAGATGGAGGAAGGGGGAACGCGGGGAGGGGCCCTGGCGCGTACGACACCAGGGCCCCGAAGGAACTGCTACACCATCTGCCGGCCCTGTTACCGTGCCGGCCTTCTGTTTCCGCCGACCCGACCGAAAGGCTGTCGGGAGTACGGGGATCGCGGTTGCTTGACCGGAGACCACCTCACTATCGATGTCCTGCGGTACCCGGACTCAGGCGTACGTCCGGGCGATCCTGATGGCGCTTCAACTCCTCCGTTCATCCCTCGACGTCAACTGCTCGCACAGCGGGGGACTGCGTCCTGCTGGTCCTTCTCTTACTGCTGGTACTGCTGGTACTGCTGGTACTGCTGGTACTGCTCATGGCCTGCCCCAGCGCCACGTCTCGACAGCCAGCCCCGCCGTCCGTCCTGGCAGTTCGTCTCTGCCAGGCCCTACTGTCTCTCTGGGTTACGAAAGAAACCATAACTACGCCATGACCCAATGTCTACTCCAGCCGGGATAGATTTTTGAGTGCGTGTCGCGGAGGTAATCGGGTTCCGTCAGGTTGAACAGCCGTGGGTCAGGGAACAACGACCGGGCAGGCAAGGCCGGACACCGACAACAGACCCGGAGCGCGCGATGACCACGATGAGCGCCGAGTGCACGGCCCTTGCTTCTCTGTCCGCCGTCGCCGAGGCGCGCCAGGCGGCCCGGTCCTTCATCGAAACCCTCGGGCAGCGGGCCATCGAGCCGGAGCACGCCGACACCGTGATCCTGGTCGTCTCCGAGCTCGTCACCAACGCCCTGCGTCACGGCGGCGGCTGCTACACGCTCCGGCTGGCCGTGCATCCCGACGCCATCGAGGTCGCCGTCGAGGACTCCAGTCCTCTCTCGCCGCGCATGCGTATCCCCGACCTCGTCGACGGCACCGGAGGGTTCGGCTGGCACATGGTCAACGACCTGGCCCGCGCCACCGTCGTCACGCCCGCCCCTGAAGGCGGGAAGATCGTACGCGCCCTCCTGCCCCGTCGGACCCCCGGATAGGCGCGAGCCTGGGGTCAGGTCAGGCCGCCCGGTGTGCGGTCCACCCACATGCGCTTACCTCTGGGGATGCGGAAGGGCCCGACCGGCGCGTGCCGGTCGGGCCCTCTTCGCTACGCGGGTGGCGGTGTGCGCCGGGGCCCGGAGGTCAGACGGTCACAGGGGTGCCGAGCATCGCGGAGGCCCGCTGGAGGGGGCTGAGCACGCGCGTGGCCACGGCGGTCCGGGGAAGGGCGCCGCGGCAGGTGAAGCCGAGCTGGGTCATGGCGCGGAGGACTTCGCCGGCGCTGAAGTCGCGCCTGTCCTGGCGGGTGATGACCTGGCCGACCTGCTTGACGGGGTAGGTGCGGCGGCCGATGATCACGGACTCGCCGAGGACCTCCTCGGGCTTGATGCCCTTCATGGACTCCAGGACGCCGCTCTTGGTCAGGTCGAACGGGAAGCGGGCGATGACGCAGCGCATGGTGCCTCACAGAGTGAAGAGGGGAAGGGTCCGGCCACGGTGAGGTGGTTCAGCGGGCGAGGGCGAGGACGCCCAGAGCGCTGCCTTGCTCATCGACGACGGGCAGGGCGGCGAGCTTGCGGTAGCGCATCGCGTGCTCGGCCTCGGCCATCGTGGTCACGGGCGAGGCGAACGGACCGCGGTCGCCGAGGACTTCGCGCAGCCGGAGCCGGTCGGTGTACGCGGCGCTGTCGCGGACGGCGCTGAGCCGCTCCCGGGTGATCAACCCGGTGCAGAGGCCGTCCTCGTCGCAGACGAGCAGGTGGTCCGCGCGGGAACTGGCCGTGACGGCCAGGGCCACCTCGACGGTCATGTCGTCACAGACCTGCGGTCCGGC
Protein-coding sequences here:
- a CDS encoding helix-turn-helix domain-containing protein, whose amino-acid sequence is MTADDSFGRLDDDDYPAYTMGRAAAMLGTTQGFLRALGEARLITPLRSDGGHRRYSRYQLRIAARARELVDHGTPIDSACRIIILEDQLEEAQRINAEYRRAGESSGPSTPA
- a CDS encoding cold-shock protein — its product is MATGTVKWFNAEKGFGFIAQDGGGPDVFAHYSAINSSGFRELQEGQVVTFDITQGQKGPQAENINPA
- a CDS encoding helix-turn-helix domain-containing protein → MTADSFSRLDDDGYPAYTMGRAAETLGTTQAFLRAIGEAHLITPLRSEGGHRRYSRSQLRIAARARELVDRGTPIEAACRIVMLEIQLEEAQRVHAEQQSPAAEGRPRKAA
- a CDS encoding ATP-binding protein — its product is MTTMSAECTALASLSAVAEARQAARSFIETLGQRAIEPEHADTVILVVSELVTNALRHGGGCYTLRLAVHPDAIEVAVEDSSPLSPRMRIPDLVDGTGGFGWHMVNDLARATVVTPAPEGGKIVRALLPRRTPG
- a CDS encoding SCO5918 family protein; translated protein: MRCVIARFPFDLTKSGVLESMKGIKPEEVLGESVIIGRRTYPVKQVGQVITRQDRRDFSAGEVLRAMTQLGFTCRGALPRTAVATRVLSPLQRASAMLGTPVTV
- a CDS encoding CBS domain-containing protein; translation: MTLVQMQPRSAHADLVRKTVEDAMEAAGPQVCDDMTVEVALAVTASSRADHLLVCDEDGLCTGLITRERLSAVRDSAAYTDRLRLREVLGDRGPFASPVTTMAEAEHAMRYRKLAALPVVDEQGSALGVLALAR